A window from Pirellulales bacterium encodes these proteins:
- the nuoH gene encoding NADH-quinone oxidoreductase subunit NuoH, which translates to MAEFFNNSWGLAPWAANTLAALIQVFLLINVVAGGALVFIWLERKIAGRIQDRLGPTRVGGKFGWLQTLADGLKLLTKEDLMPNGADGFLFRVAPYVSFCASFAAYAALPFAFDWVALPMNVGVFFIIAVLGLEVFGVILAGYASASKWSLFGAMREAAQVVSYEVPLGMCVVVPVLIAGTMDLVKIGEVQQGWFWNWLVLHDPFTFIIFWVYFTCALASVNRAPFDLAEAESELVAGFHTEYSGLRWSFFFMAEYGSMFAVSGLAAILFFGGWNGPLPITHWLGLASATNPLLHYLGNLLGMINFMGKCVAGVIFMMWVRWTLPRLRIDQVMKTCLKYCTPIAAAMFLGAVVWTYCFPGGLWLPTPRPMGDVREEWLGSPRFESGAVGTSSAADGAAEKGGRAGRAAPSLALRASVGPARAALARSASEGGGGVRPSPESGHGG; encoded by the coding sequence GTGGCCGAGTTCTTCAACAATTCGTGGGGACTGGCCCCCTGGGCCGCCAATACGCTGGCCGCATTGATCCAGGTCTTCCTGCTGATCAATGTCGTTGCGGGCGGCGCGCTCGTCTTCATTTGGCTCGAGCGCAAGATCGCCGGGCGAATTCAAGATCGCCTCGGGCCGACGCGCGTCGGCGGGAAGTTCGGCTGGCTGCAAACGCTGGCCGACGGCCTGAAACTGCTCACCAAAGAAGACCTGATGCCCAACGGGGCCGATGGATTCTTGTTTCGCGTCGCGCCCTACGTCAGCTTCTGTGCGTCGTTCGCGGCCTACGCGGCCCTGCCATTTGCCTTCGATTGGGTCGCGCTGCCGATGAATGTCGGCGTGTTTTTCATCATTGCCGTGCTGGGCCTTGAGGTGTTTGGCGTGATTCTGGCCGGATATGCCTCGGCGTCGAAGTGGTCGCTGTTCGGGGCGATGCGCGAGGCGGCCCAAGTGGTGAGCTACGAAGTGCCGCTGGGGATGTGCGTCGTCGTGCCCGTGCTCATCGCCGGAACGATGGATTTGGTGAAAATCGGCGAAGTGCAACAAGGCTGGTTCTGGAACTGGCTGGTGCTGCACGACCCGTTTACGTTCATCATCTTTTGGGTCTATTTCACCTGCGCGCTCGCCAGCGTCAATCGCGCCCCGTTCGACCTGGCCGAGGCGGAAAGCGAACTCGTCGCCGGGTTTCACACCGAGTATTCCGGCTTGCGGTGGAGCTTCTTCTTCATGGCCGAATACGGCTCGATGTTCGCCGTCAGCGGGCTGGCGGCCATTTTGTTTTTCGGCGGCTGGAACGGCCCGCTGCCGATCACGCACTGGCTCGGGCTGGCGTCGGCCACGAATCCATTGTTGCACTATCTCGGCAACCTGCTGGGCATGATCAACTTCATGGGTAAGTGTGTCGCGGGCGTGATCTTCATGATGTGGGTCCGCTGGACGCTGCCGCGGCTGCGGATCGATCAGGTGATGAAAACGTGTTTGAAATACTGCACGCCGATCGCGGCCGCGATGTTTTTGGGAGCGGTGGTTTGGACCTATTGCTTCCCGGGCGGACTTTGGCTCCCAACGCCGCGGCCGATGGGCGATGTGCGCGAAGAATGGCTGGGGAGCCCGCGGTTCGAATCGGGCGCTGTCGGCACAAGTTCGGCGGCCGACGGGGCCGCGGAAAAAGGTGGTCGCGCCGGTCGCGCCGCCCCCTCGCTAGCGCTTCGGGCTAGTGTGGGGCCGGCACGTGCGGCGTTAGCCCGAAGCGCTAGCGAGGGAGGCGGCGGCGTGCGGCCGTCTCCCGAAAGCGGACATGGGGGCTGA
- a CDS encoding NADH-quinone oxidoreductase subunit J — MGADAVQPINWHSVFFLLFSLLACLFALAVVFSSHIVRMAFYLVLSLGATAGLFFLAGADFVGSMQLLIYVGGTLVLLVFGVMLTAQGPFVSMKTRGGEWILSALVGGALLAVLLQAAFRIPSWQNHRPADANEMTSAQSQPTATRLGLGLLGARVDRLDQPETPLTATMAGYLLPFEIVSVHLLVVLIGAAYLARTKRRAKPRAAATDA, encoded by the coding sequence ATGGGGGCTGACGCCGTGCAACCGATCAATTGGCATTCGGTCTTTTTCCTGCTGTTTTCGCTGCTGGCGTGCTTGTTCGCGCTGGCCGTGGTGTTTTCCAGCCACATCGTGCGGATGGCGTTTTACTTGGTGCTTTCGCTGGGGGCCACGGCGGGATTGTTTTTCCTCGCCGGTGCGGATTTCGTCGGCTCGATGCAATTGCTGATCTATGTCGGCGGAACGCTCGTGCTCTTGGTCTTCGGCGTGATGCTCACGGCCCAAGGGCCATTCGTGTCGATGAAGACACGTGGCGGGGAATGGATCCTGTCGGCACTCGTGGGCGGAGCGCTATTGGCAGTGCTGTTGCAAGCCGCATTTCGAATCCCGTCGTGGCAAAATCACCGGCCGGCGGACGCGAACGAAATGACTTCGGCGCAATCCCAACCGACCGCCACGCGATTGGGTCTGGGGCTATTAGGGGCTCGCGTCGATCGGCTCGATCAACCGGAAACACCGCTCACGGCCACCATGGCCGGATATTTATTGCCGTTTGAAATCGTGTCGGTGCATTTGTTGGTGGTGTTGATCGGAGCGGCTTATTTGGCCCGAACAAAGCGCCGAGCGAAGCCGCGCGCGGCTGCCACGGACGCGTAG